A DNA window from Betaproteobacteria bacterium contains the following coding sequences:
- a CDS encoding c-type cytochrome, translating into MNRTTLFTALAGASLATAALLSTVSGVSSEDGEASLLSRAQAIFKPLPAAAEAPDRPLTPERVSLGRVLFFEPRVSSDGKQSCAECHQPMFYGTDALAESVGNKGRQLPRNVPTVFNTALQFLQHYGGNRVDVEEQALKALVSPLAYGNADFAAAEARLRAIPGYRPLFEKAFPGDAEPITAKNWSLAIGAYERTLITPAPFDKYLQGDAAALGTQAKQGLEKFMSYGCAGCHSGVTVGGQMFQKFGLTADYWTATGSTEKELLKGRDKGRFHDTKNDADAFMFKVQQLRNVAVTPPYFHDGSVATLPDAVRVMAKLQLGRDLTDADVSDIVAFLETLTGDIPEQFSSVPALPVGPHRVATK; encoded by the coding sequence ATGAACAGAACAACACTCTTCACCGCCCTGGCCGGCGCTTCTCTGGCCACGGCCGCCCTCCTCTCCACCGTCTCCGGCGTGTCGTCCGAGGACGGCGAGGCAAGCCTGCTGTCCCGCGCCCAGGCGATCTTCAAGCCGCTGCCCGCGGCGGCCGAAGCGCCGGACCGGCCGCTCACGCCCGAACGCGTTTCACTGGGACGCGTCCTGTTCTTCGAACCCCGCGTCTCCTCGGACGGCAAGCAAAGCTGCGCCGAATGCCACCAGCCGATGTTCTACGGCACGGACGCACTGGCCGAATCCGTGGGCAACAAGGGACGTCAACTGCCCCGCAATGTGCCGACGGTGTTCAACACGGCGCTGCAGTTCCTGCAGCACTACGGCGGCAACCGGGTGGACGTCGAGGAACAGGCCCTGAAGGCCTTGGTGAGTCCTCTCGCCTACGGCAACGCCGATTTCGCTGCGGCCGAAGCCAGGTTGCGGGCGATTCCCGGCTACCGGCCGCTGTTCGAGAAGGCCTTCCCCGGCGACGCCGAGCCGATCACGGCCAAGAACTGGAGCCTCGCGATCGGCGCCTACGAGCGCACGCTGATCACACCGGCGCCTTTCGACAAATACCTCCAGGGCGACGCTGCCGCCCTCGGTACGCAAGCCAAGCAGGGGCTCGAGAAATTCATGAGCTACGGCTGTGCCGGCTGCCACAGCGGCGTGACGGTGGGCGGGCAGATGTTCCAGAAGTTCGGTTTGACTGCGGACTACTGGACGGCCACCGGCAGCACGGAGAAGGAACTCCTCAAGGGCCGCGACAAGGGCCGCTTCCACGACACGAAGAACGACGCCGACGCCTTCATGTTCAAGGTGCAGCAACTGCGCAACGTGGCCGTGACACCGCCGTACTTCCACGATGGTTCCGTGGCCACGCTTCCGGACGCGGTGCGAGTGATGGCGAAGCTGCAGCTCGGGCGCGATCTGACGGACGCCGACGTCTCCGACATCGTCGCGTTCCTCGAAACGCTTACCGGTGACATCCCGGAGCAGTTCTCGTCGGTGCCGGCGTTGCCGGTGGGGCCGCACAGGGTCGCCACGAAATAA
- a CDS encoding thiamine pyrophosphate-binding protein, whose translation MTPPPLTPDCASSVIARFLKARGVDRVFALCGGHIMPIWMRLDAEGIRIVDVRDERAAVYMAHAHAELTGGLGVALVTAGPGVTNAMTGIANAHVARAPVLVLSGLPPGPQENRGALQDIVHTDLVRSITRYARTVREPALVLQELDEAVSRAFGQGGDPGPVYLDFPADTLRGEVPKPVQMEEHYRPKPRPAMLPDPAAVRDAVDILWSAKRPLVISGRGARGASAELVGLLDRLGAVYLDTGESKGLVPDSHPSVVAAMRGAVMTEADVVLTVGRRLDFQLAYGSPAVFGPAKFVRIGDAPGDLRDNRRGAVELFAQCAASLKAIVEAAGTRPSSVDREWAAGLRKKHEERAAKLRTSMSGAANGSDGRLHPNRVLAALQQQLDPDAIVIADGGDFLSFARVGLNSSTYLDPGSLGCIGIGTPFGVAASLACPGRQVVVATGDGAFGFNAMEIDTAVRHRAPLLIVVANNGAWQIEVHDQTETHGKVVGTRLQFSDHAAMARAFGMHAERVERVEDLDGAIERALANRPALLDVIVTPEARSSDSKTGLAWVPDLQPLAAWDDLERQWRAGSVHR comes from the coding sequence ATGACACCTCCCCCACTGACTCCCGATTGCGCGTCGTCCGTCATCGCGCGATTCCTCAAGGCCCGCGGCGTGGATCGCGTGTTCGCCCTGTGCGGCGGCCACATCATGCCCATCTGGATGCGCCTGGACGCCGAAGGCATCCGCATCGTCGACGTGCGCGACGAACGCGCGGCCGTCTACATGGCCCACGCCCATGCCGAACTCACCGGCGGCCTGGGCGTCGCGCTCGTCACCGCCGGTCCGGGCGTCACCAACGCCATGACCGGCATCGCGAACGCTCACGTGGCGCGAGCGCCGGTGCTGGTGCTGTCCGGCTTGCCTCCCGGTCCGCAGGAAAACCGGGGCGCGCTGCAGGACATCGTACACACGGACCTCGTGCGGTCCATCACGCGCTATGCGCGGACTGTCCGCGAACCCGCGCTGGTCCTGCAGGAACTGGACGAAGCGGTCTCGCGGGCTTTCGGGCAGGGCGGCGACCCCGGGCCTGTCTATCTGGATTTCCCGGCAGACACGCTGCGGGGCGAGGTTCCGAAGCCCGTGCAGATGGAAGAGCACTACCGGCCGAAGCCGCGGCCCGCGATGCTGCCCGACCCGGCAGCGGTTCGCGACGCCGTGGACATCCTGTGGTCCGCGAAACGTCCTCTGGTCATCAGCGGACGCGGAGCGCGCGGTGCGAGTGCCGAACTGGTCGGGCTGCTTGATCGTCTTGGTGCGGTCTACCTCGACACGGGCGAAAGCAAGGGCCTGGTGCCCGACAGCCATCCGTCCGTCGTCGCGGCCATGCGCGGCGCCGTGATGACGGAGGCCGATGTGGTGCTGACCGTCGGCAGGCGGCTCGACTTCCAGCTGGCGTACGGATCGCCCGCCGTGTTCGGTCCCGCGAAGTTCGTGCGCATCGGCGATGCCCCCGGCGATCTGCGTGACAACCGTCGTGGCGCCGTCGAACTTTTCGCTCAGTGCGCCGCCTCGTTGAAGGCGATCGTGGAGGCAGCGGGAACGCGGCCTTCCTCCGTCGACCGCGAGTGGGCTGCGGGACTGCGCAAGAAGCACGAGGAACGCGCCGCGAAGCTTCGCACCAGCATGAGCGGCGCGGCCAATGGCAGCGATGGACGCCTGCATCCGAACCGCGTGCTGGCTGCGCTGCAACAGCAGCTCGATCCGGACGCGATCGTGATCGCCGATGGTGGCGACTTCCTGAGTTTCGCCCGGGTGGGACTCAACTCGTCGACCTACCTCGACCCCGGTTCCCTCGGATGCATCGGCATCGGCACGCCGTTCGGCGTGGCGGCGAGCCTGGCCTGCCCCGGCCGGCAGGTCGTGGTCGCCACCGGCGATGGCGCCTTCGGCTTCAACGCCATGGAGATCGACACCGCCGTGCGGCACCGCGCGCCGCTGCTGATCGTCGTGGCCAACAACGGCGCCTGGCAGATCGAGGTGCACGACCAGACCGAAACCCACGGCAAGGTCGTTGGCACCCGCCTGCAGTTCTCCGATCACGCAGCGATGGCCCGCGCATTCGGCATGCATGCAGAACGGGTCGAGCGGGTCGAGGATCTCGACGGTGCCATCGAACGTGCGCTCGCGAACCGGCCGGCCCTGCTCGACGTCATCGTCACTCCCGAGGCTCGATCCTCCGACAGCAAGACCGGACTCGCCTGGGTGCCCGACCTGCAGCCGCTGGCCGCGTGGGACGATCTGGAGCGCCAGTGGCGCGCCGGAAGCGTCCACCGTTGA
- a CDS encoding AMP-binding protein → MDALPLGTLYDSLRRTVSRWGDRPAYAVPPMAGRAYHPDGKEYSWNEVAQGVEKMRTIYARAGFGMGHRVAILFDQRPEFFFHYYALNSLGCSVVPINPDYRKEEIQYVVEHSESSLAISVDKRIGDFHAIATALNNGLAVVSFENFPDTLPAPRTPAAPGMPDGTTEAALLYTSGTTGRPKGCILTNEYFHNFGLCYVKLGGRLTMQEGVERMYNPLPLHHANCLSISVPAMLLLGGCVVFPDRFHASTWWKDLVACRITCVHFQGIIPNVLLKLAEVPEEKSHTVRFALCAGVDPSQHEVFEKRYGMALVEMWAMSETGRLISDCHEPRKIHTRSFGRPSEGTEAAIWDDQCREVPAGTPGELVVRHSAATPRKGFFSGYLKNAEATDEAWTGGWFHTGDVAMRDADGTFYFMDRKKNIIRRSGENIAAAEVEACLTFHDSVKQVAVLAVPDDLREEEVMACIVAKPPAQAGEALARELFEWSYERIAYFKVPGWFLFVDSLPTGTSQKVQKIHIFPSGTDPRKLPGAIDLRPLKKKRADS, encoded by the coding sequence ATGGACGCCCTGCCCCTCGGAACCCTCTACGATTCCCTCAGACGCACCGTCTCCCGCTGGGGCGATCGGCCCGCGTACGCCGTGCCGCCGATGGCGGGCCGTGCCTATCACCCCGACGGCAAGGAGTACTCGTGGAACGAGGTCGCCCAGGGCGTGGAGAAGATGCGCACGATCTACGCCCGTGCAGGATTCGGCATGGGCCACCGCGTCGCCATCCTCTTCGACCAGCGGCCGGAATTCTTCTTCCACTACTACGCGCTCAACTCGCTCGGCTGCAGCGTGGTGCCCATCAATCCGGACTACCGGAAGGAAGAGATCCAGTACGTCGTCGAGCACTCCGAGTCCAGCCTGGCCATCTCCGTCGACAAGCGGATAGGCGACTTTCACGCCATCGCGACCGCGCTGAACAATGGCTTGGCCGTCGTGTCGTTCGAGAACTTTCCCGACACACTGCCCGCTCCGCGCACCCCGGCCGCGCCCGGCATGCCCGACGGAACCACGGAAGCCGCCCTGCTCTACACGTCCGGTACCACGGGGCGCCCCAAGGGTTGCATTCTCACCAACGAGTACTTCCACAATTTCGGCCTGTGCTACGTGAAGCTGGGCGGACGGCTGACGATGCAGGAGGGCGTGGAGCGGATGTACAACCCGCTGCCGCTGCACCACGCCAACTGTCTGTCGATCTCGGTGCCCGCCATGCTGCTGCTGGGAGGATGCGTGGTGTTTCCTGACCGGTTCCACGCCAGCACGTGGTGGAAGGATCTGGTCGCATGCCGCATCACGTGCGTGCACTTCCAGGGGATCATTCCCAACGTCCTGCTCAAGCTGGCCGAGGTGCCGGAGGAGAAATCGCACACCGTGCGCTTCGCGCTGTGCGCCGGCGTCGACCCGAGTCAGCACGAGGTGTTCGAGAAGCGCTATGGCATGGCGCTGGTCGAGATGTGGGCGATGTCCGAGACCGGGCGCCTCATCAGTGACTGCCACGAGCCGCGCAAGATCCACACGCGTTCGTTCGGCCGTCCGTCGGAAGGCACGGAAGCCGCCATCTGGGACGACCAGTGCCGCGAAGTGCCGGCGGGTACGCCGGGCGAGCTGGTGGTGCGCCACAGCGCCGCGACACCGCGCAAGGGCTTCTTCTCCGGCTACCTCAAGAACGCGGAAGCCACGGATGAAGCCTGGACAGGCGGCTGGTTCCACACCGGCGACGTCGCGATGCGCGATGCGGACGGCACGTTCTACTTCATGGACCGCAAGAAGAACATCATCCGCCGTTCGGGCGAGAACATCGCCGCGGCGGAAGTGGAGGCGTGCCTCACGTTCCACGACAGCGTGAAGCAGGTCGCGGTGCTCGCCGTGCCGGACGACCTGCGCGAGGAAGAGGTGATGGCCTGCATCGTGGCCAAACCGCCGGCGCAGGCCGGCGAGGCGCTGGCGCGGGAACTGTTCGAGTGGAGCTACGAGCGCATCGCCTACTTCAAGGTGCCGGGCTGGTTCCTGTTCGTCGACAGCCTGCCCACGGGAACGTCGCAGAAGGTGCAGAAGATCCACATCTTCCCCTCCGGCACCGACCCACGGAAGCTTCCCGGTGCCATCGACCTGCGCCCGCTGAAGAAGAAGCGCGCCGACTCCTGA
- a CDS encoding GntR family transcriptional regulator produces the protein MRALTPQPTLVDQVYDAILSEITEGKYGPDSRLIQEQMAESLGVSRQPVQQALLLLRSHGLLVDAPGRGLMVAPLEADRVRNLYEVRAVLDGLASAKAAERNRETAAEEGAAYITRGRAAVKSGSIARMIAADMDFHFFLYGLSGNPLVAEMSGAHWSYLRRVMGEVLLRGETPKDIWDQHEAILECVSRGDAALAERIARDHISEASDVLASRLAELATRAPDPVPAPRRRRAVAAR, from the coding sequence ATGCGCGCACTCACCCCCCAGCCCACGCTGGTCGATCAGGTCTACGACGCGATCCTCTCCGAGATTACCGAGGGGAAATACGGTCCCGACAGCCGGCTCATCCAGGAGCAGATGGCCGAATCTCTCGGCGTCTCGCGCCAGCCGGTGCAGCAGGCGCTCTTGCTGTTGCGCAGCCACGGGCTGCTGGTTGATGCGCCGGGACGCGGACTGATGGTCGCCCCGCTCGAAGCGGACAGGGTGCGCAACCTGTATGAGGTGAGGGCCGTGCTCGACGGTCTCGCCAGCGCGAAAGCGGCCGAACGCAACCGCGAGACCGCCGCGGAGGAAGGGGCGGCCTACATCACCCGCGGCCGCGCTGCCGTCAAGAGCGGTTCCATCGCGCGCATGATCGCCGCGGACATGGACTTCCACTTCTTCCTCTACGGGCTGTCCGGCAATCCGCTGGTGGCCGAGATGAGCGGCGCGCACTGGAGTTATCTGCGCCGCGTGATGGGCGAAGTCCTGCTGCGCGGAGAAACGCCCAAGGACATCTGGGACCAGCACGAGGCCATTCTCGAATGCGTGTCGCGCGGCGACGCGGCGCTCGCCGAAAGAATCGCCCGCGATCACATCTCGGAGGCCTCCGACGTTCTGGCCTCGCGCCTCGCCGAACTCGCAACACGGGCGCCTGACCCGGTTCCTGCCCCGCGGCGCCGGCGCGCCGTCGCGGCACGCTGA